In Brachypodium distachyon strain Bd21 chromosome 2, Brachypodium_distachyon_v3.0, whole genome shotgun sequence, one genomic interval encodes:
- the LOC104582947 gene encoding uncharacterized protein LOC104582947, with product MASPSRALAALSIQPRLGGGRPSIRFAAGPVGRRPMVVRAGGPPSTNVLILAFVLPLSLFVGTLVAAARVADDLDERFLREMEINEAILEENEAATEEAGETEDDGGEYDGDQESVEPAVEKEQVLVTAGGRRTRNRPKREVY from the exons ATGGCTTCCCCTTCCCGAGCCCTCGCCGCCCTATCCATCCAGCCGCGCCTCGGCGGTGGACGGCCTAGCATCCGGTTCGCCGCCGGGCCGGTGGGGCGCCGGCCCATGGTGGTGCGGGCCGGCGGGCCGCCCAGCACCAACGTGCTCATCCTCGCCTTCGTGCtgcccctctccctcttcgtcggcaccctcgtcgccgccgcccgcgtcgccgaCGACCTCGACGAGCGCTTCCTAAGGGAG ATGGAGATCAACGAGGCGATACTGGAAGAGAACGAGGCCGCTACAGAGGAAGCAGGCGAGACCGAAGACGACGGTGGAGAATACGACGGAGATCAGGAGTCCGTGGAGCCGGcggtggagaaggagcaggTTCTTGTCACTGCTGGTGGCCGGCGCACCAGGAACAGGCCGAAAAGGGAAGTGTATTAG
- the LOC100826015 gene encoding glucan endo-1,3-beta-glucosidase GIII isoform X1 produces the protein MAKQASVASVLGAALVLIVALLAAFPAECGAHRHRAAKPHGHKKAVHSIGVCNGVLGSNLPTPSDVVQLYKSKGIASMRIYAPETGILRALAGTGIGLVMDVPNENLTAMASSPPFAAAWVKANVQPYSSSSGVSFRYIAVGNEVVDSEGQKNILPAMKNLAGALAASGIGIKVSTALRFDAITNTFPPSNGVFSDPSFMGPVAAYLASTGAPLLVNVYPYFAYVDNPRDIQLGYATFQPGTTVRDDGNGLVYTNLFDAMVDSIYAALEDAGTPGVGVVVSESGWPSAGGFAATAENARRYNQGLIGHVGGGTPKKAGPLETYVFAMFNENQKTGLETEKHFGLFNPDKSPAYSISF, from the exons ATGGCGAAGCAAGCTAGTGTTGCTTCCGTGCTCGGGGCAGCATTAGTCCTAATTGTCGCCCTCCTCGCGGCATTTCCAGCAG AGTGCGGTGCTCACCGTCACCGGGCAGCTAAGCCTCACGGACATAAGAAAG CGGTGCACTCCATCGGCGTCTGCAACGGCGTGCTGGGCAGCAACCTCCCGACGCCGAGCGACGTGGTGCAGCTCTACAAGTCCAAGGGCATCGCCTCCATGCGTATCTACGCCCCAGAGACCGGCATCCTGCGCGCCCTGGCCGGCACCGGCATCGGCCTCGTCATGGACGTGCCCAACGAGAACCTCACGGCCATGGCTTCCAGCCctcccttcgccgccgcctgggtCAAGGCCAACGTGCAGCCCTacagctcctcctccggcgtcTCCTTCCGGTACATCGCCGTGGGCAACGAGGTGGTAGACAGCGAGGGACAGAAGAACATCCTCCCGGCCATGAAGAACCTGGCCGGCGCGCTCGCCGCGTCCGGCATCGGCATCAAGGTGTCCACGGCGTTACGGTTCGACGCGATCACGAACACCTTCCCGCCATCCAACGGCGTGTTCAGCGACCCCTCGTTCATGGGCCCCGTGGCGGCGTACCTGGCGTCCACGGGGGCGCCGCTGCTCGTCAACGTGTACCCGTACTTCGCCTACGTGGACAACCCACGTGACATCCAGCTCGGCTACGCCACGTTCCAGCCTGGCACCACCGTGAGGGACGACGGCAACGGTCTTGTCTACACGAACCTCTTCGATGCCATGGTGGACTCCATCTACGCAGCGTTGGAGGACGCCGGCACGCCGGGAGTCGGGGTCGTCGTGTCGGAGAGCGGGTGGCCGTCGGCTGGCGGGTTCGCGGCGACGGCCGAGAACGCGAGGAGGTATAACCAGGGGTTGATCGGCCATGTCGGTGGCGGCACGCCGAAGAAGGCCGGCCCGTTGGAGACGTACGTGTTTGCCATGTTCAACGAGAATCAGAAGACGGGGCTTGAGACCGAGAAACACTTTGGGCTGTTTAACCCGGATAAGTCACCGGCGTACTCCATTAGCTTCTGA
- the LOC100839998 gene encoding putative disease resistance RPP13-like protein 3 isoform X2 — MGVKIWAGNVKELSYQMEDIVDTFMVFVEDGDEPANPKNRVKKLLKKVTKLLKKGRVLHRISDALEEAVGQAKQLAELRQRYEHAMGDSSVAASVDPRVMALYTDVAELVGIEDTRDELINMLIKDDDWLKHPLKTVSIVGFGGLGKTTLAKAAYDKVKVQFDCGAFVSVSQNPNMEKVLKDVLFELNKKKYAKIYNAARGEKQLIDELIEFLNDKRYLIVIDDIWDKKAWELIKCAFSKNNLGSRLITTTRIVSVSEACCSSSDDIYRMKPLSDDYSRRLFYKRIFSHEESCPPELVQVSQDILKKCDGIPLAIITISGLLTSNCQVKTKDQWYRLLNSIGRGLAEDHSVEEMKKILLYSYYDLPFYLKPCLLYLSIFPEDYKVRSCELIWRWIAEGFVYSERQETSLYELGEYYLNELINRSLIQLVGMNDKGGVTTCRVHDMVLDLLCSLSSEENFVTILDGTERKVPYLQGKVRRLSIQKSKVDAATISISQVRSLIDFTEDTINKVLLTSSFQVLRVLDLEDCTISDIGHFQNLVHLRYLGLKGTCVTELPMGIGKLRFLQTLDLRKTGIKQLPTSIVLLSHLMCLYVHGDIKLPSGMDKLTSLEVIEGPLIGKSHDIFNIDIVKELSYFTKLRVLRCTCKFMDDSLNKTLVESLGSLHKLECLNISGHYGPVHLVLEGWVPPPQLRVSYFSWLPTVPAWINPSSLPLISSLTLLVKKVRPEDIRLLGMLPALRYLRLMGDPTLPVSADTVETSVITADAFPCLTVCLFFRVAAVPSIFPRGAALKLKLLRFAFPAIRMARGNIDFGMGHLPSLEKVEVEILSVGGRCKMTEEAIAALRAAVADHPNHPAIRFS, encoded by the exons ATGGGGGTCAAGATTTGGGCAGGAAATGTCAAGGAATTGTCCTACCAAATGGAGGACATTGTTGACACCTTCATGGTGTTTGTCGAGGATGGTGATGAGCCTGCCAACCCGAAGAACAGGGTCAAGAAGTTGCTCAAGAAGGTAACCAAATTATTAAAAAAGGGCAGGGTTCTGCATCGGATCTCTGATGCCCTTGAAGAAGCGGTTGGTCAAGCAAAGCAGTTGGCTGAGTTGCGGCAAAGGTATGAGCACGCGATGGGCGACAGTAGCGTTGCTGCTAGTGTTGACCCTCGCGTGATGGCTCTGTACACAGATGTGGCAGAGCTTGTTGGGATTGAAGATACACGGGACGAGCTGATCAACATGTTGATAAAGGATGATGATTGGTTGAAGCATCCCTTGAAGACAGTCTCTATTGTTGGATTTGGTGGATTAGGTAAGACGACTCTTGCCAAAGCAGCGTATGACAAGGTGAAAGTGCAATTTGATTGTGGTGCTTTTGTTTCGGTTTCTCAGAATCCCAATATGGAGAAAGTCTTGAAAGATGTTCTCTTTGAACTTAACAAGAAAAAGTATGCAAAGATCTATAATGCAGCAAGGGGAGAAAAGCAACTCATCGACGAGCTCATTGAATTCCTTAATGACAAAAG GTATCTCATCGTAATTGATGACATATGGGATAAGAAGGCATGGGAATTAATCAAGTGTGCATTTTCCAAGAACAATCTTGGAAGTCGACTAATCACGACGACCCGCATTGTCAGTGTGTCTGAAGCATGTTGTTCTTCTAGTGATGATATCTACAGAATGAAACCTCTTTCTGATGATTACTCAAGAAGGCTCTTCTATAAAAGAATATTTTCTCATGAGGAAAGTTGTCCTCCTGAATTGGTACAAGTATCCCAAGATATCTTGAAGAAATGCGACGGGATACCGTTAGCCATTATTACTATATCAGGTCTTCTGACTAGTAATTGTCAGGTAAAAACAAAGGATCAATGGTATCGTTTACTCAATTCCATTGGTCGTGGACTTGCAGAAGATCACAGTGTAgaggagatgaagaagatATTATTATATAGCTACTATGATCTACCTTTTTATCTGAAGCCTTGTTTATTGTATCTAAGTATCTTTCCAGAGGACTACAAGGTTAGGAGTTGTGAGTTGATATGGAGGTGGATAGCAGAAGGCTTTGTTTATAGTGAAAGGCAAGAGACTAGCTTATATGAGCTTGGAGAGTATTATCTCAATGAGCTTATTAATAGAAGCTTGATCCAGCTAGTGGGCATGAATGATAAAGGAGGGGTAACAACTTGTCGTGTCCATGATATGGTGCTCGATCTCCTATGTTCCTTGTCAAGTGAAGAAAACTTTGTCACAATATTGGATGGTACAGAGAGAAAAGTGCCATACTTACAAGGCAAGGTTCGCAGATTATCCATCCAAAAGAGCAAGGTAGACGCGGCTACCATCAGCATTTCACAAGTCAGGTCTCTTATTGACTTCACAGAAGATACCATTAACAAAGTGTTGCTTACTTCGAGCTTTCAAGTTCTGCGGGTGTTGGATTTAGAAGATTGTACTATTTCAGATATTGGGCACTTCCAGAATTTGGTACACTTGAGATACCTAGGTCTAAAAGGTACATGTGTCACGGAGCTCCCGATGGGAATAGGAAAGCTAAGATTTTTGCAAACCTTGGACCTGAGAAAGACTGGTATAAAACAATTGCCAACAAGTATTGTTTTGCTAAGCCATCTGATGTGTCTGTATGTTCACGGGGATATAAAGCTACCCTCTGGGATGGATAAGCTAACGTCCCTAGAAGTGATAGAAGGACCGCTGATTGGTAAGTCTCATGACATTTTTAATATAGACATTGTGAAAGAACTGAGCTATTTTACCAAGCTGAGGGTGCTCCGTTGTACTTGCAAATTTATGGATGATAGCCTCAATAAAACCTTGGTGGAATCCCTTGGTAGTCTGCACAAATTGGAATGCCTAAATATATCTGGCCACTATGGACCTGTCCATCTTGTGCTGGAAGGCTGGGTGCCCCCTCCACAGCTCCGTGTATCATATTTCAGCTGGTTACCAACAGTGCCGGCATGGATTAATCCCTCGTCACTTCCTCTCATCTCAAGCCTGACACTACTGGTAAAGAAAGTGCGACCGGAAGACATTCGGCTCCTTGGGATGTTGCCAGCCCTCCGCTATCTCCGTCTAATGGGTGACCCTACATTACCTGTTAGCGCGGATACAGTGGAAACTTCTGTTATCACTGCTGATGCATTCCCATGTTTAACCGTCTGCCTCTTCTTCCGCGTTGCGGCGGTGCCATCTATATTTCCACGAGGAGCTGCGCTAAAACTTAAACTCCTTCGCTTTGCCTTCCCGGCTATAAGGATGGCTCGCGGCAACATTGATTTTGGCATGGGTCACCTTCCTTCCCTGGAGAAGGTTGAGGTTGAAATTTTGAGCGTGGGAGGCAGATGTAAGATGACAGAGGAAGCGATAGCTGCACTGAGGGCCGCAGTGGCCGACCATCCCAACCATCCCGCCATCCGTTTCTCTTGA
- the LOC100826015 gene encoding glucan endo-1,3-beta-glucosidase GIII isoform X2, which translates to MAKQASVASVLGAALVLIVALLAAFPAAVHSIGVCNGVLGSNLPTPSDVVQLYKSKGIASMRIYAPETGILRALAGTGIGLVMDVPNENLTAMASSPPFAAAWVKANVQPYSSSSGVSFRYIAVGNEVVDSEGQKNILPAMKNLAGALAASGIGIKVSTALRFDAITNTFPPSNGVFSDPSFMGPVAAYLASTGAPLLVNVYPYFAYVDNPRDIQLGYATFQPGTTVRDDGNGLVYTNLFDAMVDSIYAALEDAGTPGVGVVVSESGWPSAGGFAATAENARRYNQGLIGHVGGGTPKKAGPLETYVFAMFNENQKTGLETEKHFGLFNPDKSPAYSISF; encoded by the exons ATGGCGAAGCAAGCTAGTGTTGCTTCCGTGCTCGGGGCAGCATTAGTCCTAATTGTCGCCCTCCTCGCGGCATTTCCAGCAG CGGTGCACTCCATCGGCGTCTGCAACGGCGTGCTGGGCAGCAACCTCCCGACGCCGAGCGACGTGGTGCAGCTCTACAAGTCCAAGGGCATCGCCTCCATGCGTATCTACGCCCCAGAGACCGGCATCCTGCGCGCCCTGGCCGGCACCGGCATCGGCCTCGTCATGGACGTGCCCAACGAGAACCTCACGGCCATGGCTTCCAGCCctcccttcgccgccgcctgggtCAAGGCCAACGTGCAGCCCTacagctcctcctccggcgtcTCCTTCCGGTACATCGCCGTGGGCAACGAGGTGGTAGACAGCGAGGGACAGAAGAACATCCTCCCGGCCATGAAGAACCTGGCCGGCGCGCTCGCCGCGTCCGGCATCGGCATCAAGGTGTCCACGGCGTTACGGTTCGACGCGATCACGAACACCTTCCCGCCATCCAACGGCGTGTTCAGCGACCCCTCGTTCATGGGCCCCGTGGCGGCGTACCTGGCGTCCACGGGGGCGCCGCTGCTCGTCAACGTGTACCCGTACTTCGCCTACGTGGACAACCCACGTGACATCCAGCTCGGCTACGCCACGTTCCAGCCTGGCACCACCGTGAGGGACGACGGCAACGGTCTTGTCTACACGAACCTCTTCGATGCCATGGTGGACTCCATCTACGCAGCGTTGGAGGACGCCGGCACGCCGGGAGTCGGGGTCGTCGTGTCGGAGAGCGGGTGGCCGTCGGCTGGCGGGTTCGCGGCGACGGCCGAGAACGCGAGGAGGTATAACCAGGGGTTGATCGGCCATGTCGGTGGCGGCACGCCGAAGAAGGCCGGCCCGTTGGAGACGTACGTGTTTGCCATGTTCAACGAGAATCAGAAGACGGGGCTTGAGACCGAGAAACACTTTGGGCTGTTTAACCCGGATAAGTCACCGGCGTACTCCATTAGCTTCTGA
- the LOC100839998 gene encoding disease resistance protein RPP13 isoform X1, giving the protein MEIAMGAIGPLIPKLGNLLVGEFNLEKRVRKGIESLVTELTLMHAALCKVAKVPPEQLDMGVKIWAGNVKELSYQMEDIVDTFMVFVEDGDEPANPKNRVKKLLKKVTKLLKKGRVLHRISDALEEAVGQAKQLAELRQRYEHAMGDSSVAASVDPRVMALYTDVAELVGIEDTRDELINMLIKDDDWLKHPLKTVSIVGFGGLGKTTLAKAAYDKVKVQFDCGAFVSVSQNPNMEKVLKDVLFELNKKKYAKIYNAARGEKQLIDELIEFLNDKRYLIVIDDIWDKKAWELIKCAFSKNNLGSRLITTTRIVSVSEACCSSSDDIYRMKPLSDDYSRRLFYKRIFSHEESCPPELVQVSQDILKKCDGIPLAIITISGLLTSNCQVKTKDQWYRLLNSIGRGLAEDHSVEEMKKILLYSYYDLPFYLKPCLLYLSIFPEDYKVRSCELIWRWIAEGFVYSERQETSLYELGEYYLNELINRSLIQLVGMNDKGGVTTCRVHDMVLDLLCSLSSEENFVTILDGTERKVPYLQGKVRRLSIQKSKVDAATISISQVRSLIDFTEDTINKVLLTSSFQVLRVLDLEDCTISDIGHFQNLVHLRYLGLKGTCVTELPMGIGKLRFLQTLDLRKTGIKQLPTSIVLLSHLMCLYVHGDIKLPSGMDKLTSLEVIEGPLIGKSHDIFNIDIVKELSYFTKLRVLRCTCKFMDDSLNKTLVESLGSLHKLECLNISGHYGPVHLVLEGWVPPPQLRVSYFSWLPTVPAWINPSSLPLISSLTLLVKKVRPEDIRLLGMLPALRYLRLMGDPTLPVSADTVETSVITADAFPCLTVCLFFRVAAVPSIFPRGAALKLKLLRFAFPAIRMARGNIDFGMGHLPSLEKVEVEILSVGGRCKMTEEAIAALRAAVADHPNHPAIRFS; this is encoded by the exons ATGGAGATCGCCATGGGGGCTATCGGCCCTCTCATCCCGAAGCTCGGCAACCTGCTTGTTGGTGAGTTCAACCTCGAGAAGCGCGTGAGGAAAGGCATCGAGTCTCTTGTGACAGAGCTAACGCTGATGCATGCTGCCCTATGCAAGGTGGCGAAAGTGCCGCCGGAGCAGCTCGACATGGGGGTCAAGATTTGGGCAGGAAATGTCAAGGAATTGTCCTACCAAATGGAGGACATTGTTGACACCTTCATGGTGTTTGTCGAGGATGGTGATGAGCCTGCCAACCCGAAGAACAGGGTCAAGAAGTTGCTCAAGAAGGTAACCAAATTATTAAAAAAGGGCAGGGTTCTGCATCGGATCTCTGATGCCCTTGAAGAAGCGGTTGGTCAAGCAAAGCAGTTGGCTGAGTTGCGGCAAAGGTATGAGCACGCGATGGGCGACAGTAGCGTTGCTGCTAGTGTTGACCCTCGCGTGATGGCTCTGTACACAGATGTGGCAGAGCTTGTTGGGATTGAAGATACACGGGACGAGCTGATCAACATGTTGATAAAGGATGATGATTGGTTGAAGCATCCCTTGAAGACAGTCTCTATTGTTGGATTTGGTGGATTAGGTAAGACGACTCTTGCCAAAGCAGCGTATGACAAGGTGAAAGTGCAATTTGATTGTGGTGCTTTTGTTTCGGTTTCTCAGAATCCCAATATGGAGAAAGTCTTGAAAGATGTTCTCTTTGAACTTAACAAGAAAAAGTATGCAAAGATCTATAATGCAGCAAGGGGAGAAAAGCAACTCATCGACGAGCTCATTGAATTCCTTAATGACAAAAG GTATCTCATCGTAATTGATGACATATGGGATAAGAAGGCATGGGAATTAATCAAGTGTGCATTTTCCAAGAACAATCTTGGAAGTCGACTAATCACGACGACCCGCATTGTCAGTGTGTCTGAAGCATGTTGTTCTTCTAGTGATGATATCTACAGAATGAAACCTCTTTCTGATGATTACTCAAGAAGGCTCTTCTATAAAAGAATATTTTCTCATGAGGAAAGTTGTCCTCCTGAATTGGTACAAGTATCCCAAGATATCTTGAAGAAATGCGACGGGATACCGTTAGCCATTATTACTATATCAGGTCTTCTGACTAGTAATTGTCAGGTAAAAACAAAGGATCAATGGTATCGTTTACTCAATTCCATTGGTCGTGGACTTGCAGAAGATCACAGTGTAgaggagatgaagaagatATTATTATATAGCTACTATGATCTACCTTTTTATCTGAAGCCTTGTTTATTGTATCTAAGTATCTTTCCAGAGGACTACAAGGTTAGGAGTTGTGAGTTGATATGGAGGTGGATAGCAGAAGGCTTTGTTTATAGTGAAAGGCAAGAGACTAGCTTATATGAGCTTGGAGAGTATTATCTCAATGAGCTTATTAATAGAAGCTTGATCCAGCTAGTGGGCATGAATGATAAAGGAGGGGTAACAACTTGTCGTGTCCATGATATGGTGCTCGATCTCCTATGTTCCTTGTCAAGTGAAGAAAACTTTGTCACAATATTGGATGGTACAGAGAGAAAAGTGCCATACTTACAAGGCAAGGTTCGCAGATTATCCATCCAAAAGAGCAAGGTAGACGCGGCTACCATCAGCATTTCACAAGTCAGGTCTCTTATTGACTTCACAGAAGATACCATTAACAAAGTGTTGCTTACTTCGAGCTTTCAAGTTCTGCGGGTGTTGGATTTAGAAGATTGTACTATTTCAGATATTGGGCACTTCCAGAATTTGGTACACTTGAGATACCTAGGTCTAAAAGGTACATGTGTCACGGAGCTCCCGATGGGAATAGGAAAGCTAAGATTTTTGCAAACCTTGGACCTGAGAAAGACTGGTATAAAACAATTGCCAACAAGTATTGTTTTGCTAAGCCATCTGATGTGTCTGTATGTTCACGGGGATATAAAGCTACCCTCTGGGATGGATAAGCTAACGTCCCTAGAAGTGATAGAAGGACCGCTGATTGGTAAGTCTCATGACATTTTTAATATAGACATTGTGAAAGAACTGAGCTATTTTACCAAGCTGAGGGTGCTCCGTTGTACTTGCAAATTTATGGATGATAGCCTCAATAAAACCTTGGTGGAATCCCTTGGTAGTCTGCACAAATTGGAATGCCTAAATATATCTGGCCACTATGGACCTGTCCATCTTGTGCTGGAAGGCTGGGTGCCCCCTCCACAGCTCCGTGTATCATATTTCAGCTGGTTACCAACAGTGCCGGCATGGATTAATCCCTCGTCACTTCCTCTCATCTCAAGCCTGACACTACTGGTAAAGAAAGTGCGACCGGAAGACATTCGGCTCCTTGGGATGTTGCCAGCCCTCCGCTATCTCCGTCTAATGGGTGACCCTACATTACCTGTTAGCGCGGATACAGTGGAAACTTCTGTTATCACTGCTGATGCATTCCCATGTTTAACCGTCTGCCTCTTCTTCCGCGTTGCGGCGGTGCCATCTATATTTCCACGAGGAGCTGCGCTAAAACTTAAACTCCTTCGCTTTGCCTTCCCGGCTATAAGGATGGCTCGCGGCAACATTGATTTTGGCATGGGTCACCTTCCTTCCCTGGAGAAGGTTGAGGTTGAAATTTTGAGCGTGGGAGGCAGATGTAAGATGACAGAGGAAGCGATAGCTGCACTGAGGGCCGCAGTGGCCGACCATCCCAACCATCCCGCCATCCGTTTCTCTTGA